A stretch of Lathyrus oleraceus cultivar Zhongwan6 chromosome 6, CAAS_Psat_ZW6_1.0, whole genome shotgun sequence DNA encodes these proteins:
- the LOC127092114 gene encoding ethylene-responsive transcription factor 1B: protein MHHIMSSTCSLFHNPDLEMLQQDPANIILLESFHHVHDHDHDFLSFDMVDQGPTKTELNQQVKNSEPKEKSYIGVRKRPWGKFAAEIRDTTRGGRRVWLGTFDSAEEAALAYDQAAFSMRGNNAVINFSVQRVKESLQEIQYDCRKGSSPALALKERHYNQRKLSSKGVKNNNKSEKQDLSEESSSSSSVLVLEDLGVEYLEQLLTMSDHPSTSNNSYFKSTC from the coding sequence ATGCATCATATCATGAGTAGTACTTGCTCTCTCTTCCATAACCCAGATTTGGAAATGTTGCAACAAGATCCTGCTAATATTattctcttggaatcatttcaTCATGTTCATGATCATGATCATGATTTTCTTTCCTTTGACATGGTTGACCAAGGACCAACAAAAACTGAGCTAAACCAACAAGTGAAGAATTCCGAACCGAAAGAAAAATCATATATAGGTGTAAGGAAAAGACCTTGGGGGAAGTTTGCTGCAGAGATTAGAGATACAACAAGAGGAGGAAGAAGGGTTTGGCTTGGAACTTTTGATAGTGCTGAAGAAGCTGCTTTGGCTTATGATCAAGCTGCATTTTCAATGAGAGGTAATAATGCTGTCATCAATTTTTCTGTCCAAAGGGTTAAAGAATCTTTGCAAGAGATTCAATATGATTGCAGAAAAGGATCTTCACCTGCACTTGCACTCAAGGAGAGACACTATAACCAAAGAAAGTTGTCATCAAAAGGTGTAAAGAATAATAATAAATCAGAAAAACAAGATCTATCAGAGgaatcatcatcatcatcaagtgtgTTGGTGCTAGAAGACTTGGGAGTTGAATATCTTGAGCAACTTCTAACTATGTCTGATCATCCAAGTACAAGCAACAACAGCTACTTCAAATCAACTTGTTAA